AGACGGCAAAGGCTGTCAGAAGGGTTATGGTTCCTATGAAGAGCTTGCGGTAGAGGTGAAGGTCGAGGCCGAGGGCGATGCTCTCTTCGCCAAGGAGTATCAGGTTCAGTTCGCGCCACTTCCATACGAGAAACCCGACGCCGAGGAGTGCAACGATAAACATCTCACCAACGTCGCCCCAGCTTGAGCCGTTGAACGTTCCCATTAGCCACATCCACGTTATATGGGCCCTCTCACCCTGGCTTATGATGAGGTACCACGTTATTGCGCTGGCTAGAAAGCCGTAGGCTATGCCTGCCAGGAGGAGCGTATCAACCGGAACGTGGCCGTCGACCCTGGAGACGGTGTAAACTACGAGCACCGAGAGAACCGCCGATATGAGTGCGAGTGTCCCCATGTGTGCGGGTGCGTAGATAGCTCCCAGAGCGGCGCCTATTCCAGCCCCGGCGCTCACGCCTATTATGTAGGGATCAGCCAGGGCGTTTCTGAAGAGCGCTTGGCTGGCAACGCCAGCAGAGGCGAGGGAAAGCCCGACCAGATATGCCAGAAGAACCCGGGGAAGGCGGAGCTCCCACACTATGATGAAAGCCTTCGGCCTCTCACCGGGGTTTATTGAGGGGAATAACTCAGACAGGGCTGATTTTACTCCATAGACCACACTGGCGGTTACGTCCGAGGGGGTCAGGCTGACGGAGCCGATGTAGATGCCGAGAAACCCGGCGATGAGCGAAAGTGCCAGCAGCGTCGGAAGCCACTTTTTCATGGGCATGGATTATTTGTCCACCCGTTTAAATCTTTCGGGCTAAATATAAATAGTTCGGAAGCGTTACTTTATGTTGGTGAGCGCGTAATGAATAAGCTCAAAGCGGTTTTTGTGGTACTGTTGCTGTCAGGTATGCTCCTTCCACCCGCCTCCTCAGCCGTGATAGTCTCGGAGCTGAGGCCGCCGATAATAATAGTGGGCAACGTTCCCAAGGATTTCGTCGTTGGCCCCTACGAGGAGTTCACCGTGTACTTCTACATAGCCGATGACTTTGGGGTCACGGTGGGTGAGGGCAAGGTTGAGGCATACTACAGAGTAAACGACGGTGACTGGAAGCAGGCCTATGTTAAAAAGGCCGCTGCCGGTGAGAACTGGTCGCTCTATCAGTCCATAATACGCCGCTTCTACGGTGAGAGTCAGGACTTCTACGTCTTCTACCGCAAGATAAACCTGCCCGGGGCACCGCCGGGGAGCAGGATAGAGTTCAAGATAGTGGTTACTGACGTTGAGGGGCACGTGTCATACAGTCCTGTCTACTCTTACTACGTTGCCAACCCAGATGGGCCGAAGGTTCTGATAGTTGACCCCTCGGTTGAGGCAATGGCCTTTGAAAAGTCCCTGGACTCGCTGATGGCTCAGTTCAACGTGTCGAGGAGCTTCTACCACTACAATCTATCGGACTTCGAGGCCGTTGCCAAGCCTTTAACCAGCCTGAAACCCTGGATGCTCTCGGACCATCACTGGGAGGGCCTGGCCAAGTACTACAACATAAAGATAGTCTCCCCCGATGAGCTCGCCGATGCCCTGCAGAGCTTCCAGCCTCAGGCGGTGATACTCTCGAACCTATGGCTTCCGGAGTGGGGCCTCTCCGAGGATCAGATTTCGGCCCTTGAGGACTACCTTGAAACTCACCACGCCGGCCTTGTGGTCACTGCGGGGACCCTATTCGATGCTACCAACCCCCAGCACGTCGGAGGTATAGAGGACCCACCGAGCCTGGCGAAACTCCTTGGCCTCGACCCGCTGGCCATTGCGGATGCGGCCAAGGGGGAACTAAACCTCACCCAGGCCTCGGCGATGGTTCCGTACGTAAACACCGGCTACTCACTGGTGCTCTCAGACAGGGGGCCGTTCAACGGCGGCACAATCGATGTTAGCACCTACTCCACCGTTGGATGGCAGTGCGTGCTTTCGCCAACCCATTTCGGCATAGCCAAGAGGAGCGTCTCACGCTTCGCCTCGGAGAACGGTCTCAGGATGAGGGAAATGGGCGAGTCCGTTAAGAACATCACCGGTGTGCAGTTCAACTTCTCGCTCTCGGCGTCGATGGTTCTGCCGGAGGTCATCTCCTCCATGGATGTTACGGACAGGGGTGTTGTGATTAGCCACAATGGCCTAAGGGTTGAGCTCACCGTTGAGAGGAAGCTCCTTGAGCGCGTCAGGCTCCTCCATGCCCTCAAGGGCTACGTCCCGATGCTCCTGGCCCGCACCGGCGACTACAGCGGTGGAATACTGGCCACCGAGGGGGACTACCGTGCCGTCTACAGTTCCTTGGAGCTTGAGGCCGGTGGTGCTGGGGAGCTCTCGGTTCTCAGGGAGCTGGTTGACTGGGTTCTTAACTACGAGCCCGTTCAGATGCCGGAGGTTGTTATCCTCGCCAACGACATAGACTGGGGCATCAAGGGCAACCTGCTGGCCTCACAGCTCGGTGCATTTGGCCTCTCGGTGAGGCACGTCACCGCCGACGATTTCGAGGCCTACAAGGGATCGAGGATAATCGTAATCCTCGGCGGGCCCGATGCTTACGACGGCGTTGGTGGCTACGTCAGGCAGGTTCTAACTCCCGGCGAGCAGAGTGCCGTGAGAGCCGGAGAGAGGGGCATGTTCGTCAAGACCAACGTCTGGACCGAAGGGCAGGTTGTCGTAGTCCTCGCCGGGCAGGACAGGTG
This window of the Thermococcus thermotolerans genome carries:
- a CDS encoding FecCD family ABC transporter permease, which translates into the protein MKKWLPTLLALSLIAGFLGIYIGSVSLTPSDVTASVVYGVKSALSELFPSINPGERPKAFIIVWELRLPRVLLAYLVGLSLASAGVASQALFRNALADPYIIGVSAGAGIGAALGAIYAPAHMGTLALISAVLSVLVVYTVSRVDGHVPVDTLLLAGIAYGFLASAITWYLIISQGERAHITWMWLMGTFNGSSWGDVGEMFIVALLGVGFLVWKWRELNLILLGEESIALGLDLHLYRKLFIGTITLLTAFAVSTAGIIGFIGLVSPHIMRLLLGPNHRSLTPASALFGGVLLVSADLLARTVAKPMELPVGIITALMGAPFFLYLLMKHKRGELYS